One segment of Halomonas sp. TD01 DNA contains the following:
- a CDS encoding sensor histidine kinase, giving the protein MRLRNLIILTVIVPLFVILVVFSLVAIKSLEDNVRSKLQTEVEIITRALGTSLSYAVARDSDTPLEEALQSAFSFHRIYGAYVFDTQGREVYGLGLGKDLFTSNEIQQVIEQDDLYSNYRQQEGWTYYSALIPLRAQDGTVQGVLQVNRLNTGIENYTGFISIVAVLVFVIGAAGIVFSIWWGFRHYIERPLNRLLHVMLLVEDGDRSQRATVDGPTEYRRLASGLNGMLDAMAEKDRDIDARRQREIELEKRLRKSKKLAELGVLAAGVAHEIGAPLTVINGQAQRLARRDTIGDDERARLSRIRGEVERIVQIVRQLMELGRQHNVEKGTQALDQLILSASELVEEELEPRNIHLDIDLPSPTPHLLVNGQQIVQVLTNLLRNAAQAPDVSCIRLSAKQYSEELTLWVEDDGPGIPASHHQQVFDPFFTTKPVGQGSGLGLSMVHRIINDHGGTIGVFNSGLGGAGFEITLPLSETASA; this is encoded by the coding sequence ATGCGACTACGTAATTTAATTATTTTGACGGTGATCGTGCCGCTGTTTGTCATTCTAGTGGTATTTAGCCTAGTGGCTATCAAATCACTGGAAGATAACGTGCGTTCCAAGCTGCAAACCGAAGTTGAGATTATCACGCGGGCACTGGGCACATCTCTGAGTTACGCCGTCGCTCGCGATAGCGACACTCCGTTAGAAGAAGCGCTGCAATCCGCTTTTTCATTTCATCGTATCTATGGTGCTTATGTGTTCGATACCCAAGGCCGAGAGGTCTATGGGCTTGGTTTGGGCAAAGACCTGTTTACTTCGAATGAGATTCAGCAGGTTATCGAACAAGATGACCTATACAGCAATTACCGCCAACAGGAAGGCTGGACGTACTACTCAGCGTTGATTCCGCTGCGGGCGCAAGACGGTACGGTGCAAGGTGTTCTGCAAGTAAACCGACTTAATACCGGCATCGAAAACTATACGGGCTTTATCAGCATTGTGGCGGTACTGGTGTTTGTGATTGGGGCTGCCGGTATTGTTTTTAGCATCTGGTGGGGCTTTAGGCACTATATTGAACGGCCGCTCAATCGCCTTTTACACGTGATGTTACTGGTGGAAGATGGCGACCGCAGCCAACGAGCCACCGTAGATGGCCCGACGGAATATCGCCGCTTAGCATCAGGCTTGAACGGCATGCTAGATGCCATGGCAGAAAAAGATCGCGATATTGATGCCCGCCGGCAGCGCGAAATCGAATTAGAAAAGCGCCTGCGCAAATCCAAAAAGTTGGCCGAGTTAGGTGTTCTAGCAGCCGGTGTGGCCCATGAAATTGGCGCGCCGTTAACCGTCATCAATGGCCAAGCCCAGCGTTTAGCCCGCAGGGACACCATTGGCGACGACGAACGTGCACGACTAAGCCGTATTCGAGGCGAAGTAGAAAGAATTGTTCAAATTGTTCGCCAGTTAATGGAATTAGGCAGACAACATAACGTAGAGAAAGGCACACAAGCGTTGGATCAGCTTATCCTGAGTGCCAGTGAGTTAGTGGAAGAGGAGCTGGAACCACGAAATATCCATTTGGATATTGATCTTCCCTCCCCTACCCCCCATTTATTGGTCAATGGGCAGCAAATTGTGCAGGTACTCACCAATTTATTGCGCAACGCAGCGCAAGCGCCTGACGTTAGCTGTATACGCCTTAGTGCCAAGCAGTACAGTGAAGAGCTAACGCTTTGGGTAGAAGATGACGGACCTGGCATTCCAGCGTCGCACCATCAGCAGGTATTTGACCCTTTCTTTACGACCAAACCGGTGGGCCAAGGCAGCGGCTTAGGGCTCTCCATGGTACATCGCATTATTAACGATCACGGCGGGACGATTGGCGTATTTAATAGCGGCCTTGGCGGCGCTGGATTTGAGATTACGCTCCCCCTTAGTGAAACCGCATCCGCTTGA